The Longimicrobiaceae bacterium DNA segment CAGCTTGAACCAGACGCGGACCTTCACCTGGAACTCGTTGATCTCTCCGCCGTTGATGTAGCCGCGCTGCTCCACGACCTCCATCCACTCCAGGTCCCGCATGGACTC contains these protein-coding regions:
- a CDS encoding dodecin — protein: MSVYKSLELVGTSAQSFDDAARVAVKRAGESMRDLEWMEVVEQRGYINGGEINEFQVKVRVWFKLEGGQGQ